A stretch of Lysobacter sp. K5869 DNA encodes these proteins:
- a CDS encoding sorbosone dehydrogenase family protein, translated as MTAAPHRSGIWIAAALALACAGCGERAALQVADGTGPAPRLPAPNKTWIPTVDVAPAVGWAAGAKPTPAPGLTVNAFAQGLDHPRWLYVLPNGDVLVAESNAPRSEHKPSGIKAWFAARFMKKAGAAVPSADRISLLRDADGDGVAETRRVFLQGLHSPFGMALIGDRLYVANADAVWRFPYREGETAIVGAGEKVTDLPAGINHHWTKNLIADAAGRTLYVTVGSNSNVGENGLAAEEGRAAIWALDPATGDKRLFATGLRNPDGLAWEPQTGRLWTAVNERDEIGSDLVPDYITSVEDGAFYGWPYSYYGQHVDERVQPQRPDLVAKAKAPDYALGPHTASLGIAFAQGAKLPAAYAQGLFVGQHGSWNRKPKSGYKVIFVPFAGGKPAGAPRDVLTGFLDAREQAQGRPVDVRIDARGALLVSDDVGNAVWRVAAAGG; from the coding sequence ATGACGGCTGCGCCGCACCGAAGCGGTATCTGGATCGCGGCGGCGCTGGCCTTGGCCTGCGCCGGCTGCGGCGAACGCGCCGCGCTGCAAGTCGCCGACGGCACCGGCCCCGCGCCGCGCTTGCCGGCACCGAACAAGACCTGGATTCCGACCGTCGACGTCGCGCCCGCGGTCGGTTGGGCCGCCGGCGCCAAACCGACGCCCGCGCCGGGTTTGACCGTGAACGCTTTCGCCCAAGGGTTGGATCATCCGCGCTGGCTGTACGTGCTGCCCAACGGCGATGTCTTGGTCGCCGAGAGCAACGCGCCGCGCAGCGAGCACAAGCCGTCAGGGATCAAGGCCTGGTTCGCCGCGCGCTTCATGAAGAAAGCCGGCGCCGCGGTGCCCAGCGCCGACCGCATCAGCCTGTTGCGCGATGCCGACGGCGACGGCGTCGCCGAAACCCGCCGCGTGTTCCTGCAAGGCCTGCATTCGCCGTTCGGCATGGCCTTGATCGGCGACCGCTTGTACGTCGCCAACGCCGATGCGGTGTGGCGTTTCCCTTATCGCGAAGGCGAGACCGCGATCGTCGGGGCGGGCGAGAAGGTGACCGACTTGCCCGCGGGCATCAATCATCACTGGACCAAGAATCTCATCGCCGACGCCGCCGGCCGTACGCTGTACGTCACCGTCGGCTCCAACAGCAACGTCGGCGAGAACGGCCTCGCCGCGGAAGAAGGCCGCGCGGCGATCTGGGCGCTGGACCCGGCGACCGGCGACAAGCGCCTGTTCGCCACCGGCTTGCGCAATCCGGACGGCTTGGCCTGGGAGCCGCAGACCGGCCGCTTATGGACCGCGGTCAACGAGCGCGACGAGATCGGCAGCGACTTGGTGCCCGACTACATCACCTCGGTCGAGGACGGCGCGTTCTACGGCTGGCCTTACAGCTACTACGGCCAGCACGTCGACGAGCGCGTGCAGCCGCAGCGCCCGGATCTGGTGGCCAAGGCGAAAGCGCCGGACTACGCGCTGGGGCCGCATACGGCCTCGCTCGGCATCGCCTTCGCCCAAGGCGCGAAGCTGCCGGCGGCGTATGCGCAAGGCTTGTTCGTCGGCCAGCACGGCTCGTGGAACCGCAAGCCCAAGAGCGGCTACAAAGTGATCTTCGTGCCCTTCGCCGGCGGCAAGCCGGCCGGCGCGCCGCGCGATGTGCTGACCGGTTTCCTCGACGCGCGCGAGCAGGCGCAAGGCCGGCCGGTGGACGTGCGCATCGATGCGCGCGGCGCGCTGCTGGTCAGCGACGATGTCGGCAACGCGGTGTGGCGGGTCGCGGCCGCCGGCGGCTGA
- a CDS encoding LysR substrate-binding domain-containing protein — MKLTLDELLAFVSVVDSGSITAAAEALDQTVSGVSRALSRLEEKLDTTLLRRTTRRLELTEEGEAMLARARAILASVEDAEESLALRRQQPAGRLRVNAASPFMLHAIVPLVGDFRRAYPQIELELNTNDQIIDLLEQRTDVAIRIGQLTDSTLHARPLPGSRLRVLASPAYLAARGTPREVAELAGHTLLGFAPTQTLNRWPLRDAHGHELDIAADLHASSGETLRQLALAGEGIVCLSDFMTRQDRHRGDLVQLFADRTLDVRQPINAVYYRNTQLASRIACFLDFLAARLAPQGGEAAWE; from the coding sequence ATGAAACTCACCCTCGACGAACTGCTCGCCTTCGTCAGCGTGGTCGACAGCGGCTCGATCACCGCCGCGGCCGAGGCGCTCGACCAGACCGTTTCCGGCGTCAGCCGGGCGCTGAGCCGGCTGGAGGAGAAGCTCGACACCACCCTGCTGCGCCGGACCACGCGCCGGCTCGAACTCACCGAGGAAGGCGAAGCGATGCTGGCGCGGGCGCGGGCGATCCTGGCCAGCGTCGAGGACGCCGAGGAATCGCTGGCGCTGCGCCGCCAGCAACCGGCCGGACGGCTGCGGGTCAACGCCGCCTCGCCCTTCATGCTGCACGCGATCGTGCCCTTGGTCGGCGATTTCCGCCGCGCCTATCCGCAGATCGAACTCGAGCTCAACACCAACGACCAGATCATCGATCTGCTCGAACAGCGCACCGACGTGGCGATCCGCATCGGCCAACTCACCGATTCGACCCTGCACGCGCGTCCGCTGCCGGGCAGCCGCCTGCGCGTGCTCGCCAGCCCCGCGTATCTGGCCGCGCGCGGCACCCCGCGCGAGGTCGCCGAGCTCGCCGGTCATACCCTGCTCGGCTTCGCCCCGACCCAGACCCTCAACCGCTGGCCGCTGCGCGACGCGCACGGCCACGAACTCGACATCGCCGCCGACCTGCACGCCTCCAGCGGCGAAACCCTGCGCCAGCTGGCGCTGGCGGGCGAAGGCATCGTCTGCCTGTCCGACTTCATGACCCGCCAGGACCGCCATCGCGGCGACTTGGTGCAGCTGTTCGCCGACCGCACCCTGGACGTGCGCCAGCCGATCAACGCGGTCTACTACCGCAACACCCAGCTGGCCTCGCGCATCGCCTGCTTTCTGGATTTCCTCGCCGCCCGGCTGGCGCCGCAAGGCGGCGAAGCGGCTTGGGAATGA
- a CDS encoding serine hydrolase, with protein MRATDWKAQGAGLLICMSAAAGAAAQAPAAADAAAGAQPPLPEQLQDFDAYVEAVRKQFEVPGIAVAIVKDGRIVLERGYGLREIGKPEPVDAHTLFAIASNTKAFTAASLSMLADEGKLNLDDRVVDHLPWFRMADAYVTQEMRVRDLLAHRSGLGLGAGDLLYWPGTDYSNEEVARRLAHVPLSGGFRGQYAYDNILYGVAQLVVEQASGQSYRDFLAQRIFQPLGMDETRYNADALRAGDKVASGHAKADFKDLQVAPRMTWSNVAGAGGLYSSVHDMTKWMRAQLDGGVYAREGDKELRLFSAKRQREMWSVLTPMPIAEPAVPELAPAKPNFAGYGEGWQLTDYRGQKLVWHTGGWPGMVSRVTLLPERKLGVIVLTNAELGGAFQALTMRALDAYLDAPKTDWNAAYAAALAKNRGKADDDWAKHVAARDAKSKPSLPLAGYAGTYRDPWYGDVAIEQTGAKLRVRFGRTKDLTGELSHWQHDTFIVRWDQRWLNADAFLNFALTPDGKVRELRMEAISPLTDFSFDFQDLRLTPVAKSEAGADKAH; from the coding sequence ATGCGAGCCACCGACTGGAAGGCGCAAGGCGCCGGACTGCTGATCTGCATGAGCGCCGCCGCCGGCGCCGCCGCGCAAGCGCCCGCCGCTGCGGACGCCGCCGCTGGCGCGCAGCCGCCGCTGCCGGAGCAGTTGCAGGACTTCGACGCCTACGTCGAGGCGGTGCGCAAGCAGTTCGAGGTGCCCGGCATCGCCGTGGCCATCGTCAAGGACGGCCGCATCGTGCTCGAACGCGGCTACGGCCTGCGCGAGATCGGCAAACCCGAGCCGGTCGACGCCCACACCTTGTTCGCCATCGCCTCCAATACCAAGGCCTTCACCGCCGCCTCGCTGTCGATGCTCGCCGACGAGGGCAAGCTCAATCTGGACGACCGCGTCGTCGACCACTTGCCGTGGTTCCGCATGGCCGACGCTTACGTCACCCAGGAGATGCGCGTGCGCGATCTGCTCGCCCACCGCAGCGGCCTCGGCCTGGGCGCGGGCGATTTGCTGTACTGGCCCGGCACCGACTACAGCAACGAAGAGGTCGCGCGCCGGCTCGCCCACGTGCCGCTCAGCGGCGGCTTCCGCGGCCAGTACGCCTACGACAACATCCTCTACGGCGTGGCCCAGTTGGTGGTCGAGCAAGCCAGCGGCCAGAGCTACCGCGACTTCCTCGCCCAGCGCATCTTCCAGCCGCTGGGCATGGACGAAACCCGCTACAACGCCGATGCGCTGCGCGCCGGCGACAAGGTCGCCAGCGGCCACGCCAAGGCCGATTTCAAGGACCTGCAAGTCGCGCCGCGCATGACCTGGTCGAACGTGGCCGGCGCGGGCGGGCTGTATTCGTCCGTGCACGACATGACCAAGTGGATGCGCGCGCAGCTCGACGGCGGCGTGTACGCGCGCGAAGGCGACAAGGAGCTGCGCTTGTTCAGCGCCAAGCGCCAGCGCGAGATGTGGTCGGTGCTGACGCCGATGCCGATCGCCGAACCCGCGGTACCGGAACTGGCGCCGGCCAAGCCGAATTTCGCCGGCTACGGCGAGGGTTGGCAGCTCACCGATTACCGCGGCCAGAAGCTGGTCTGGCACACCGGCGGCTGGCCCGGCATGGTCTCGCGCGTGACCTTGTTGCCCGAGCGCAAGCTCGGCGTGATCGTGCTGACCAACGCCGAACTCGGCGGCGCGTTCCAGGCGCTGACGATGCGCGCGCTCGACGCCTACCTGGACGCGCCCAAGACCGACTGGAACGCGGCCTACGCCGCGGCCCTGGCCAAGAACCGCGGCAAGGCCGACGACGACTGGGCCAAGCACGTGGCCGCGCGCGACGCCAAGTCCAAGCCCTCGCTGCCGCTGGCGGGCTACGCCGGCACTTATCGCGACCCGTGGTACGGCGATGTCGCGATCGAACAGACCGGCGCCAAGCTGCGCGTGCGCTTCGGCCGCACCAAGGACCTCACCGGCGAACTCAGCCACTGGCAGCACGACACCTTCATCGTGCGCTGGGACCAGCGCTGGCTCAACGCCGACGCCTTCCTCAACTTCGCCCTGACCCCGGACGGCAAGGTGCGCGAGCTGCGCATGGAGGCGATTTCGCCGTTGACCGATTTCAGTTTCGACTTCCAGGATCTGCGCCTGACGCCGGTCGCCAAGAGCGAGGCCGGCGCCGACAAGGCGCATTGA
- a CDS encoding TIGR03862 family flavoprotein, with amino-acid sequence MSLPETLPALAIVGGGPAGLMAAQTARALGVEVDLFEAKGSVGRKFLIAGKGGLNLTHGEPRPGFDARYGERAAPIARWLDRFDADALREWARGFGVDTYVGTSGRVFPTDRKAAPLLRGWVRRLREDGVRFHVQHRCVGLDADGTLRFATPEGEVRTRARACVFALGGGSWPELGSDGAWVEWLRERALDIAPLRPSNCGFDIGWSEHFAQRHAGAPLKPVVAHWREDGAERSLQGECVATATGIEGSLIYALSARLREAIDADGEALLELDLAPGREFERLQRDFARPRGGRSVGEHLRRQTGLDAVKAALVFEVLGKDGLNDAATVARTIKRLPLRLRSARSIAEAISSAGGVRLEALDQTLRAAALTPPVFFAGEMLDWEAPTGGYLLTACFASGLIAGEAAARAVLESAGD; translated from the coding sequence ATGTCCTTGCCCGAAACCCTTCCCGCCCTCGCCATCGTCGGCGGCGGCCCCGCCGGCCTGATGGCCGCGCAAACCGCGCGCGCGCTCGGCGTGGAAGTGGATCTGTTCGAGGCCAAGGGTTCGGTCGGGCGCAAGTTCCTGATCGCCGGCAAGGGCGGGCTCAACCTCACCCACGGCGAACCGCGCCCGGGTTTCGACGCGCGCTACGGCGAGCGCGCCGCGCCGATCGCGCGCTGGCTCGACCGCTTCGACGCCGACGCGCTGCGCGAGTGGGCGCGCGGTTTCGGCGTGGACACCTATGTCGGCACCTCCGGCCGCGTGTTCCCGACGGACCGCAAGGCCGCGCCGCTGCTGCGCGGCTGGGTGCGGCGGCTGCGCGAGGACGGCGTGCGTTTCCACGTCCAGCACCGCTGCGTCGGCCTCGACGCCGACGGCACGCTGCGCTTCGCCACGCCCGAAGGCGAAGTCCGCACGCGCGCGCGCGCCTGCGTGTTCGCGCTCGGCGGCGGCAGTTGGCCGGAGCTCGGCTCCGACGGCGCCTGGGTCGAGTGGCTGCGCGAACGCGCGCTCGACATCGCGCCGCTGCGCCCGTCCAACTGCGGCTTCGACATCGGCTGGAGCGAACACTTCGCCCAGCGCCACGCCGGCGCGCCGCTCAAGCCGGTGGTCGCGCACTGGCGCGAAGACGGCGCCGAGCGCTCGCTGCAAGGCGAATGCGTGGCGACCGCGACCGGCATCGAAGGCAGCTTGATCTACGCGCTGTCGGCGCGGCTGCGCGAGGCCATCGACGCCGACGGCGAAGCGTTGCTGGAACTGGATCTGGCGCCGGGCCGCGAGTTCGAGCGCCTGCAGCGCGACTTCGCCCGCCCGCGCGGCGGCCGCAGCGTCGGCGAGCATCTGCGCCGGCAGACCGGGCTCGATGCGGTCAAGGCCGCGCTGGTGTTCGAGGTGTTGGGCAAGGACGGGTTGAACGACGCGGCCACGGTCGCGCGCACGATCAAGCGCTTGCCGCTGCGGTTGCGCAGCGCGCGCTCGATCGCCGAGGCGATCAGCAGCGCGGGCGGCGTGCGCCTGGAAGCGCTGGACCAAACCCTGCGCGCCGCCGCGCTGACGCCGCCGGTGTTTTTCGCCGGCGAAATGCTGGATTGGGAGGCGCCGACCGGCGGCTATCTGCTGACCGCGTGCTTCGCCAGCGGGTTGATCGCCGGTGAGGCGGCGGCGCGGGCGGTGTTGGAAAGCGCGGGCGATTGA